One Onychostoma macrolepis isolate SWU-2019 chromosome 15, ASM1243209v1, whole genome shotgun sequence DNA segment encodes these proteins:
- the hmbsb gene encoding hydroxymethylbilane synthase, b isoform X1, with the protein MADGPYKYIRDADGKVSRVIRVGTRKSQLARIQTDSVVEKLKELHPDVIFEIVAMSTTGDKILDTALSKIGEKSLFTKELENALEKNEVDLVVHSLKDLPTVLPVGFTIGSVLKRENPHDAVVLHPKHKGKCLDSLANKSVIGTSSLRRAAQLKKRFPHLEFKDIRGNLNTRLKKLDEKDDFSAIILAAAGLRRMGWENRISQILGHDDCMYAVGQGALAVEVRARDQDILEMVSVLNDSDTVLRCISERAFLKHLEGGCSVPVAVYTEVKNSQLYLTGAVYSLDGSDSLKETMQTSISSDNQVEEQEKVDEKVQRVGITALKVSEAAQDAAVKLGVDLGNLLLSKGAKEILTVARQLNDAR; encoded by the exons ATGGCAGATGGACCTTATAAATACATTAGG GATGCTGATGGCAAAGTCAGCAGGGTGATCCGTGTTGGCACCAGAAAAAGCCAG CTGGCTCGAATTCAGACTGACAGTGTTGTAGAGAAACTCAAGGAGTTACACCCTGATGTTATTTTTGAAATAG TGGCTATGTCAACAACAGGAGATAAAATACTTGACACAGCTTTATCCAAA ATTGGAGAAAAGAGTCTCTTCACAAAGGAACTGGAAAATGCTTTGGAAAAAAATGA GGTGGACCTGGTCGTGCACTCTTTGAAAGACTTGCCAACTGTTCTTCCTGTGGGCTTCACTATAGGATCTGTGCTGAA GCGAGAAAACCCCCATGATGCTGTTGTCTTGCACCCCAAACATAAAGGCAAATGTCTAGACTCTCTAGCCAACAAGAG tGTTATAGGTACCAGTTCTCTTCGCCGGGCCGCACAGCTAAAGAAGAGATTTCCTCATCTAGAGTTTAAAGACATT AGAGGTAATCTCAACACTCGTCTAAAGAAACTTGATGAAAAAGATGACTTTTCAGCCATCATTTTAGCCGCAGCTGGTCTTCGGAGAATGGGCTGGGAGAATCGCATCAGCCAG ATCCTTGGGCATGATGACTGCATGTATGCAGTTGGACAG GGCGCTCTGGCAGTCGAAGTGAGGGCTCGAGACCAGGACATCCTGGAAATGGTGTCAGTATTAAATGACTCAGACACCGTGCTGAGGTGCATCTCAGAGAGAGCCTTCCTCAAACACCTG GAAGGGGGATGCAGTGTTCCAGTTGCTGTTTACACTGAAGTTAAGAATTCACAG CTTTACCTGACTGGAGCGGTGTACAGTCTCGATGGTTCAGACAGTCTGAAGGAGACCATGCAGACAAGCATCAGCTCTGACAATCAG GTTGAGGAGCAGGAAAAAGTTGACGAGAAGGTCCAGCGTGTGGGCATCACTGCTTTAAAGGTGTCAGAAGCAGCCCAGGACGCTGCAGTGAAGTTAGGAGTGGACCTCGGAAATCTGCTGCTCAGCAAAGGGGCCAAAGAGATACTGACTGTAGCCAGACAGCTGAATGATGCACGATAG
- the LOC131520441 gene encoding zinc finger protein ZFP2-like — protein sequence MARFELFQSQTTLVMSLLTDSAKHEIRKAFTCSSDESSLSIKTNDAQIQMLNSIMERFAKEVVQKICSLFRYCSSVAPVPAQICLNELRKTSSQMGRGLSGATHIHNQEFQGDAISLPVSPLKEPATMSHQQPSNTEPAQKSNASRCLVVENRAEETIQTIFISDADDRGWSVDQEGVLQMSTNQPEVPPSKESFECEQCGKAFPKMFSLVQHKRVHSIVRPHSCEKCGKKFTLLRALETHLRKHSQKFEKKKFPCATCGKSFRDLAAHKLVHAEVKPFTCEICGQGFTIKRSLYMHQRVHTGEKPYRCDTCGKCFSLIGTLNYHKRIHSNDRPIKCSHCNKSFKYHKLLKHHLRVHTGERPHTCDICGKSFALSGTLKRHILIHTGDKPYVCEVCGRRFNQRSTLKGHMRVHGEKRFMCEMCGKTFQYNYVLRNHILTHNQIGNAGDKSNAQRCDVCGKFLSSAYALKAHLQLHSDNSKPHMCTLCDRRYSSVHSLRMHEQLHTGEKPFKCEICGKDFSLRASYKTHMFLHSGERPHKCVLCGKRFKLSSSLKMHIRTHTGEKPHKCETCGKAFHLSANLKRHRLVHTGEKPFTCDICLKSFTQPNNLKAHMHIHTGKKPYTCTKCWKSFAYQRNYKDHKCAPL from the exons ATGGCCCGGTTTGAGCTTTTTCAGAGTCAAACCACTCTGGTCATGTCTTTACTGACGGACTCTGCTAAACACGAGATACGAAAGGCTTTTACATGCAGCTCCGATGAATCCAGTCTCTCCATCAAAACAAACGATGCTCAGATTCAGATG CTTAATTCCATAATGGAGAGGTTTGCCAAAGAAGTGGTGCAGAAGATTTGCAGTCTCTTCAGATACTGTTCATCTGTTGCACCAGTTCCAGCTCAAATATGTTTGAATGAGCTGAGGAAGACTTCATCTCAGATGGGACGCGGTCTCAGTGGAGCAACTCATATCCATAACCAAGAGTTTCAGG GAGATGCTATAAGTCTCCCTGTGAGTCCTCTGAAGGAGCCTGCAACAATGTCTCACCAGCAACCTTCAAACACTGAA CCTGCACAGAAAAGTAATGCAAGCAGATGTCTTGTGGTGGAGAACAGAGCAGAAGAAACCATCCAGACAATATTCATCAGTGACG CTGATGACAGGGGCTGGTCTGTAGATCAGGAAGGAGTGTTACAGATGTCAACCAATCAACCTGAAGTTCCACCATCAAAAGAGTCTTTTGAATGTGAGCAGTGCGGAAAGGCCTTTCCAAAGATGTTTTCTCTCGTGCAGCACAAACGTGTGCATTCAATCGTGAGGCCGCACAGTTGTGAAAAGTGCGGAAAGAAATTCACACTGCTGAGAGCGCTAGAGACTCACCTTCGCAAACACTCGCAGAAGTTCGAGAAGAAGAAATTTCCCTGCGCTACTTGCGGAAAGAGCTTCAGAGATCTCGCAGCGCACAAACTGGTCCATGCGGAAGTCAAACCATTTACCTGTGAAATATGCGGACAAGgattcacaattaaaagaagTTTATACATGCACCAGAGGGTGCACACGGGCGAAAAACCATACAGATGCGACACCTGTGGAAAGTGTTTCTCCCTGATTGGCACATTGAACTACCACAAGAGAATTCATTCAAACGACAGGCCGATAAAATGCAGCCACTGCAATAAGAGCTTCAAATACCATAAACTTTTGAAACACCACCTCCGTGTGCACACAGGCGAGAGGCCGCATACATGCGACATCTGTGGGAAAAGCTTCGCGCTTTCCGGGACTCTAAAACGCCACATCCTCATTCACACCGGCGACAAGCCGTACGTCTGCGAGGTGTGCGGCAGAAGATTCAACCAGAGAAGCACTCTAAAAGGCCACATGCGAGTTCACGGAGAAAAGCGCTTTATGTGTGAAATGTGTGGGAAAACATTCCAGTATAATTACGTCCTGAGGAACCACATTCTTACACACAATCAGATTGGAAATGCAGGCGATAAAAGTAACGCTCAGCGCTGCGATGTGTGTGGGAAGTTCCTGAGCTCTGCCTACGCATTAAAAGCTCACTTACAACTGCATTCGGACAACAGCAAACCTCATATGTGCACGTTATGCGACAGAAGGTACAGCAGCGTACATTCCCTCCGGATGCACGAGCAGCTTCACACGGGAGAGAAACCTTTCAAGTGCGAGATCTGTGGTAAGGACTTTTCTCTGAGGGCTTCGTATAAAACCCATATGTTTCTGCATTCAGGAGAAAGACCTCACAAATGCGTGTTGTGTGGGAAACGATTCAAGCTGTCGAGCTCTCTGAAGATGCATATACGCACTCATACTGGTGAAAAACCGCACAAGTGTGAAACGTGTGGGAAAGCTTTTCATTTATCGGCCAATTTGAAAAGGCACAGGCTCGTGCACACCGGGGAAAAGCCGTTTACCTGTGACATTTGTTTGAAGAGTTTCACACAGCCCAACAATTTGAAGGCACACATGCACATTCACACTGGTAAAAAGCCATACACATGCACTAAGTGTTGGAAAAGTTTTGCCTATCAGAGAAATTACAAAGATCACAAATGCGCTCCACTTTGA
- the si:dkey-182i3.9 gene encoding zinc finger protein 883, producing the protein MSTMAEYDLFHKQTMSIMTLLIETVLDEIQKVFECECSDRDPILDMNEKQRRLVNLTAVMETFTKVAVQKICNVFSYCFALKPTQLQGFKSYHEDVINVKELVKEHEKKPERKNYHAVRDVPDSATVAPSVSLLSALPEETVQPQDSVKGQECAKEGQVSEFCPESSSSGQENPVQAFFIVEYSTVASVEDQQGEVNAQAEQISAKSEKTKKTKPYDCKECGKKYFYRHSLDQHKCGHLKGPHSCEQCGKEFKYLKGLRKHLLNHTEKKGICKTCGKAFANLKMHERVHLEVKPFLCSTCGHSFTVKGSLLAHQRIHTGEKPYSCEICGKHFTHSSNLACHLLTHSNDRPWKCSLCDKTFKTEKKMNMHQLVHTGEKPHVCNKCGQRFGHITNLRRHLLVHSGVKRHVCEICSKQFFQSKSLKRHMGIHGALKSFMCEICGKSFVFNYALQKHLLTHSDKANLNGKSKDGKSFPCDECGKCYSSTAMLRIHQRLHMEKDPYMCKVCGKSYSSLYSLKEHEKLHSGVTPFKCDICDKTFTQKVGLKMHEVVHTKAKPYRCSVCGSQFGLPHSLRLHMRIHSGEKPHKCETCGMCFRLSGNLRRHERIHTGERPFSCEVCGKKFVQLSHVKAHMQIHTGVKPFTCQKCGKKYAYRRNYNDHKCVPV; encoded by the exons ATGAGCACAATGGCGGAGTATGACTTATTTCACAAACAGACTATGTCGATAATGACGCTTTTAATAGAAACAGTCCTAGACGAGATTCAGAAAGTTTTTGAATGTGAGTGTAGTGACAGAGATCCGATATTGGACATGAATGAGAAACAACGCAGACTG GTAAACCTCACAGCTGTGATGGAGACCTTTACCAAGGTGGCTGTTCAAAAAATATGCAACGTCTTCAGTTATTGCTTTGCGCTTAAGCCAACTCAGTTACAGGGTTTTAAAAGCTACCATGAAgatgtaataaatgtaaaagagTTGGTGAAGGAGCATGAGAAGAAACCAGAAAGAAAAAACTATCACGCTGTCAGAGATGTGCCTG ATTCTGCAACTGTAGCTCCATCAGTGTCTCTGCTCAGTGCGTTACCTGAAGAAACTGTTCAACCACAAGATTCGGTGAAAGGTCAGGAG TGTGCAAAGGAGGGTCAAGTTTCTGAATTTTGTCCTGAATCGTCAAGTAGTGGACAAGAGAACCCAGTGCAAGCATTTTTTATAG TTGAATACAGTACTGTCGCCTCTGTTGAGGACCAGCAAGGTGAAGTAAACGCACAAGCGGAGCAAATAAGTGCAAAATCTGAAAAAACCAAGAAGACAAAACCATATGACTGTAAAGAGTGCGGAAAGAAATATTTCTATAGACACTCACTAGATCAGCACAAATGTGGACATTTAAAAGGGCCTCACAGTTGTGAGCAGTGCGGGAAGGAGTTTAAATACTTAAAAGGATTGAGAAAACACCTGCTGAATCACACGGAGAAGAAAGGGATCTGTAAAACATGCGGGAAAGCCTTTGCGAATCTTAAGATGCACGAACGTGTCCACCTGGAAGTAAAGCCCTTTCTGTGTTCCACATGTGGACACAGCTTCACCGTGAAGGGAAGTTTACTGGCACACCAGAGGATCCATACAGGTGAAAAACCGTACAGTTGTGAGATCTGCGGGAAGCACTTTACGCACTCAAGCAACCTCGCCTGCCATCTGCTCACTCATTCCAATGACAGACCGTGGAAATGCAGCCTCTGTGACAAGACTTTCaaaactgaaaagaaaatgaatatgCACCAGCTCGTGCATACAGGAGAGAAACCCCATGTATGTAACAAATGTGGGCAGAGGTTTGGCCACATTACAAATCTCAGAAGGCATCTCCTCGTGCACAGCGGTGTGAAACGCCACGTCTGTGAAATCTGTTCCAAGCAGTTTTTTCAGAGCAAGTCTCTGAAGAGGCATATGGGAATACATGGTGCTCTGAAGTCATTTATGTGTGAAATATGTGGGAAGAGCTTTGTTTTTAACTATGCCCTACAGAAGCACTTACTCACACATAGTGATAAAGCCAATCTGAATGGCAAATCTAAAGATGGGAAGTCTTTCCCGTGTGATGAATGCGGAAAGTGCTACAGCTCGACCGCAATGCTCAGAATACATCAGAGACTTCATATGGAAAAGGATCCGTACATGTGTAAAGTCTGTGGCAAAAGCTATAGCAGCTTGTATTCGCTGAAGGAACATGAGAAGCTTCATTCGGGGGTGACACCGTTCAAGTGTGACATCTGTGATAAGACCTTTACTCAGAAAGTTGGTTTGAAAATGCACGAGGTTGTTCACACCAAAGCTAAACCGTACAGATGCTCTGTTTGCGGAAGCCAGTTCGGCCTTCCCCACAGTCTGAGACTGCATATGCGCATTCACTCCGGTGAAAAGCCACACAAGTGCGAAACGTGCGGAATGTGCTTTCGCTTATCTGGAAACTTAAGGCGACACGAACGGATACACACTGGCGAGAGGCCGTTCAGCTGTGAGGTGTGTGGGAAAAAGTTTGTGCAACTCAGCCATGTGAAGGCACATATGCAAATCCACACTGGCGTCAAACCCTTCACGTGCCAGAAGTGCGGGAAGAAATATGCATACCGTAGAAATTACAATGATCACAAATGTGTACCTGTGTGA
- the hmbsb gene encoding hydroxymethylbilane synthase, b isoform X2, with amino-acid sequence MSEKTNLQDADGKVSRVIRVGTRKSQLARIQTDSVVEKLKELHPDVIFEIVAMSTTGDKILDTALSKIGEKSLFTKELENALEKNEVDLVVHSLKDLPTVLPVGFTIGSVLKRENPHDAVVLHPKHKGKCLDSLANKSVIGTSSLRRAAQLKKRFPHLEFKDIRGNLNTRLKKLDEKDDFSAIILAAAGLRRMGWENRISQILGHDDCMYAVGQGALAVEVRARDQDILEMVSVLNDSDTVLRCISERAFLKHLEGGCSVPVAVYTEVKNSQLYLTGAVYSLDGSDSLKETMQTSISSDNQVEEQEKVDEKVQRVGITALKVSEAAQDAAVKLGVDLGNLLLSKGAKEILTVARQLNDAR; translated from the exons ATGTCGGAAAAGACAAACCTACAG GATGCTGATGGCAAAGTCAGCAGGGTGATCCGTGTTGGCACCAGAAAAAGCCAG CTGGCTCGAATTCAGACTGACAGTGTTGTAGAGAAACTCAAGGAGTTACACCCTGATGTTATTTTTGAAATAG TGGCTATGTCAACAACAGGAGATAAAATACTTGACACAGCTTTATCCAAA ATTGGAGAAAAGAGTCTCTTCACAAAGGAACTGGAAAATGCTTTGGAAAAAAATGA GGTGGACCTGGTCGTGCACTCTTTGAAAGACTTGCCAACTGTTCTTCCTGTGGGCTTCACTATAGGATCTGTGCTGAA GCGAGAAAACCCCCATGATGCTGTTGTCTTGCACCCCAAACATAAAGGCAAATGTCTAGACTCTCTAGCCAACAAGAG tGTTATAGGTACCAGTTCTCTTCGCCGGGCCGCACAGCTAAAGAAGAGATTTCCTCATCTAGAGTTTAAAGACATT AGAGGTAATCTCAACACTCGTCTAAAGAAACTTGATGAAAAAGATGACTTTTCAGCCATCATTTTAGCCGCAGCTGGTCTTCGGAGAATGGGCTGGGAGAATCGCATCAGCCAG ATCCTTGGGCATGATGACTGCATGTATGCAGTTGGACAG GGCGCTCTGGCAGTCGAAGTGAGGGCTCGAGACCAGGACATCCTGGAAATGGTGTCAGTATTAAATGACTCAGACACCGTGCTGAGGTGCATCTCAGAGAGAGCCTTCCTCAAACACCTG GAAGGGGGATGCAGTGTTCCAGTTGCTGTTTACACTGAAGTTAAGAATTCACAG CTTTACCTGACTGGAGCGGTGTACAGTCTCGATGGTTCAGACAGTCTGAAGGAGACCATGCAGACAAGCATCAGCTCTGACAATCAG GTTGAGGAGCAGGAAAAAGTTGACGAGAAGGTCCAGCGTGTGGGCATCACTGCTTTAAAGGTGTCAGAAGCAGCCCAGGACGCTGCAGTGAAGTTAGGAGTGGACCTCGGAAATCTGCTGCTCAGCAAAGGGGCCAAAGAGATACTGACTGTAGCCAGACAGCTGAATGATGCACGATAG
- the LOC131520966 gene encoding gastrula zinc finger protein XlCGF57.1-like — MSRYELFQSQTALLILLMPDTPKQDTPKTCSSVEPHLNMKQNDTRTQAAQESHANRCPSVEDRAEDDIQTVVIGDADDKAYSEVVQTSTERPEKPQEDESFECEQCGKAFAKMFSLLRHKRVHSVVKQHCCEKCGKKFSQLRALETHFRKHTQKFEKKKSPCATCGKSFKDLTAHERVHAEVRPFTCDICGQGFTVKGSLYMHQRVHTGEKPYTCDTCGKSFSLIGTLNCHKKFHSDDRPIKCSHCNKSFKCKSHLRRHLPVHTGERRYTCKICGKTFAHHEAMTRHILIHTGEKPYICEVCGKRFRQRSNLKVHMRVHQETQLKCEMCGKTFQHDFLLQNHILSHNHPGNSKEDLFLNSKTQLQLHSDSSKPFTCKLCEKSYSNVYNLRIHEKLHTGETPFKCEICGKAFALRKSFKTHMSCHSGDRPYKCIACSKAFKWSGSLKMHMKTHTDEKTHKCETCGKSFRLYGNLKRHKHVHAREKPFGCKVCGEGFPELNHLKTHMQIHTGVKPYTCQKCGKNYVYLRHYNDHKCKPV, encoded by the exons ATGTCCAGGTATGAGCTTTTTCAGAGTCAAACTGCTCTGTTGATCTTGTTAATGCCGGACACGCCAAAGCAGGACACACCAAAGACATGCAGCTCTGTTGAACCTCATCTCAACATGAAACAAAACGACACTCGGACTCAG GCTGCACAGGAGAGTCATGCAAACAGATGTCCTTCAGTGGAGGACAGAGCAGAAGACGACATTCAGACTGTAGTCATCGGTGATG CTGATGACAAAGCTTATTCTGAAGTGGTGCAGACGTCAACCGAGCGACCTGAAAAGCCACAAGAGGACGAGTCTTTTGAATGTGagcagtgtggaaaggcctttgCAAAGATGTTTTCTCTTCTTCGACACAAACGTGTGCATTCGGTTGTAAAGCAGCACTGTTGTGAAAAATGTGGGAAGAAATTCTCACAATTAAGAGCGCTAGAGACTCATTTCCGCAAACATACGCAGAAGTTTGAGAAGAAGAAATCACCCTGCGCTActtgtggaaagagtttcaaagATCTCACAGCACACGAACGGGTCCATGCGGAAGTCAGGCCGTTTACCTGTGATATATGTGGACAGGGATTCACAGTCAAAGGCAGCTTATATATGCACCAAAGAGTGCACACGGGCGAAAAACCGTACACATGTGACACCTGTGGAAAAAGTTTCTCTCTAATAGGCACCCTAAACTGCCACAAAAAGTTTCATTCAGATGACAGGCCGATAAAATGCAGCCACTGCAATAAGAGCTTCAAGTGCAAGAGTCATTTGAGACGTCATCTTCCTGTGCACACCGGTGAGAGACGATATACGTGTAAAATCTGTGGTAAAACATTTGCGCATCATGAAGCGATGACACGCCACATCCTCATTCACACCGGCGAAAAGCCGTACATCTGTGAAGTGTGCGGTAAAAGATTTCGCCAGAGAAGCAATTTAAAAGTCCATATGCGGGTGCACCAAGAGACACAACTTAAGTGTGAAATGTGTGGGAAAACATTCCAACATGATTTTTTGCTACAGAACCATATTTTATCACACAATCATCCTGGAAATTCAAAAGAAGACCTATTTTTGAACTCCAAAACTCAACTGCAGCTGCATTCAGACAGCAGCAAACCTTTTACATGCAAATTATGCGAGAAGAGCTACAGCAACGTATATAATCTTCGCATACACGAGAAGCTTCACACAGGCGAGACCCCATTTAAGTGTGAGATCTGCGGTAAGGCCTTCGCTCTCAGAAAGTCCTTTAAAACACATATGTCCTGCCATTCAGGAGATAGACCTTATAAATGCATAGCATGCTCGAAAGCGTTCAAGTGGTCTGGCTCTCTGAAAATGCACATGAAGACTCATACTGATGAAAAAACTCACAAATGTGAGacatgtggaaagagttttcgCTTGTATGGAAATTTGAAGCGACACAAGCATGTCCATGCTAGGGAGAAGCCATTCGGCTGTAAGGTCTGTGGGGAAGGGTTTCCAGAACTCAACCATCTCAAAACacatatgcaaatacataccGGAGTGAAACCCTACACGTGCCAGAAGTGCGGGAAGAATTATGTATATCTTAGACATTACAATGATCACAAATGCAAACCTGTATGA